GCTTACGCCCTGGTCTTTCAGTTCTTGGATGCGAGTTCTTGCTAAACGGATTGTCTTGGAGTTATATCCTCCACAAAGACCTCTGTTCGCGGTGATCACAAGAAGTGCTGCCGAGCGAACCGTATTCGGTTTTCTTAAATAAGGACTTTTTACTACGGAAGCCAGGGATGCAAGCGCTCCCACCAATTCCTTAATTTTGTTAGAGAATGGATGAGACGCGTTCACCCGATCACTCAACTTTTTGGATTTAGCCGTAGCGACCATTTCCATAGTTCGAGTGATCTTCCGAGTGTTCTTAACGGAACTAATCCGTTTCTTTATTTCCCGGGGTGTAGCCAAGATTTTTCTCCGCTTACTTCAGGTTCCTAACAAAGTCGGCTGCGATAGAGGCGATCACCTCTCCCAGTTTTCCTTCGTCCGAAATTTTCTTTTCGGTGCGGATTGCATTCAATACTTCAGGTTGTTGGGTTCGAAGAACATTTAATAAATGTGCTCCAAACTCTCTCACCTTAGGAACTGGGACCTTGTCCATATGTCCTCTGGTTACCGCAAAAATTTCTACTACTTGTTCTTCTACAGGATACGGGCTGGAAACAGGTTGTTTCAACATCTCAACGATGCGATATCCTCTGTCCAACTGGGCCTGAGTGATTGGATCCAAATCAGTTCCAAGTTGAGCGAATGCTTCCAACTCTCTGAACTGAGCTAATTCCAGTTTCATTTTTCCTGCGACTTGTTTCATCGCTTTGATCTGAGCTGCGGAACCAACACGAGATACGGAGATACCAACATCCACTGCAGGACGAACCCCTGATGCGAATAAGTTGGATTGCAGGTATATCTGACCGTCAGTGATCGAAATCACGTTAGTCGGAATATAAGCGGAAACCTCACCTTCTTGGGTTTCGATGATAGGAAGCGCGGTTAAGGAACCTGCTCCGTATTTTTCGTCCAATTTAGCGGCTCTCTCTAATAAACGAGAGTGAAGATAGAATACGTCTCCAGGATAAGCTTCGCGGCCCGGAGGTCTACGAAGAAGAAGACACATTTGGCGATAAGCAACCGCTTGTTTTGATAAGTCATCATAAACAACTAAAGTAGCTTTTTTCTCGTTATACATGAAGTATTCCGCGAAAGAACATCCTGAATAAGGAGCGATGTATTGCAGAGGAGCAGGATCAGCAGCAGTTGCAGAAACCACGATGGTATAATCCAGGGCTCCAACCGCTTTTAGTTTTTCCACGATAGTTGCTACTGTGGAAGCTTTTTGTCCGATCGCTACGTAAACGCAGATAACTCCGGAACCTTTTTGGTTGATGATCGTATCCAGAGCAATGGAAGTTTTACCTGTTCCACGGTCTCCGATGATCAACTCCCGTTGGCCACGGCCTATCGGGATCATTGCGTCGATACTTTTGATACCAGTTTGAAGAGGTTCTTCAACCGGTTGTCTTTTAGAAATACCAGGAGCAGGACTTTCTACCGCACGAGTATGTTTAGTATTGATTGGACCTTTTCCGTCAAGAGGCTCACCGAGTGGGTTCACCACACGTCCGAGCATTTCCGGTCCTACCGGAACCTCTAGGATCTTTCCGATCCTTTTTACGGAGAATCCTTCACGGATGTTTTTGTATTCTCCGTAGATGATCACACCCACTGAATTGTCTTCTAAGTTGAATGCCTGACCGCGAACTCCGTTTTGGAATTCCACAAGCTCTCCAGCCATCACGTTTCTGAGACCGAAAACTCGAGCAATACCGTCCCCTACTTCCAGAACAGTTCCGACTTCTTCGACACCCAGATCTTTTTTATAATTTAAAATTTCCTGTTTGAGGACCGACGTAATTTCGTCTGTTTTAATTTTCATACACCACTCCGACCGGTAATTTGCTGTCCAGCAAGGTTTGCCTTACTTTCTTAAGTTGGCTTTTCATGGAAGAGTCGATCGCCAAGTCTTGGAATCTGACCACGAAACCTCCGAGAAGGCTCGGATCTTCACTTGCTTCCAAGATGAACTCCGATTTGAATTTTTCTTTTAATACTTCCCTTAATTTGGAAAGAGAAGCCTCATCCATAGCGGGATAACTTTTGACTTTCGCGCGAACTCTTCCTGCTTTACGATCCAGTTCTTCTTTTAAAGCTTCGTGAATTTCGGAAAGAAATGAAAATCTTCCCCTGCGAAGAAGCACCTGTAAAAAGTTCAGAGTGATTTCCGAAATTTTACCCTGGAAGGTCTTTAATAGGACCGCTTCCTTATCTTCCCTTTTAACGGAAGGGGTATCGAAAAAATCGCGGAATTGTGGTTCTATTCGAAAAATACTTACGATAGAATCCAATTCCTGTTCGGCTTCTTCCGGAGAAGAACTAGCGTCCGCAAAAGCGGCCGCGTATGTTTTTGGGATCGCAGAATAGCTCATTTGTTACGCGCTCAGTTTCTTGATCTTGCCTAACTCGTTCTCGATAAAGGACTTATAATCGTCCGCTTTTAACTGTTTCTCCAGAACCAGAGCCGCGACTTGAACGGTCATGTCTACGATCTGTCCTTGGAGTTCTGCCAATGCTTTGGATTTTGCGAGTTCGATATCTTTCAGTGCAGTATCTTTAAGAGCCTTCACTTCTTTCGAAGCATCATCCAACATTTTGTTTTTCAGGTTAGTAGCGTCCGATTTCGCTTCCGCTACGATTCCGTTAGCTTGGTCTTTTGCTTGTGCGATTCTTTTTTCATAATCTTTCAGCAGAGATTCCGCTTCGGAACGTACGTCAGCAGCCTTACGAATATCGTTTTGGATGGTCTCAGCTCTTTCATCCAGAGCTTTGAGGATCACATCCCAAGCGAAAACTTTAAGGATAATGACGACTATTAGGAAGGTAATCAGGGTCCAAATGATCAGACCCGGATTAACGTCTAGTAGTGCGCCTAATCCCCTGTCAGCTGCCAAGAGAAACAAGATTATTTACCTTCAGCCGGTGCAGAAACTTCAGTTTTAGCAGCAGATGCTTTGCTAACTGCTGTGTTCAAAGTTCCACCTGCGAGGAACGCAATAACGATTGCGAACAGAGCCGCACCTTCGATAAGGGCTGCAGAGATGATCATCGCAGTTTGGATTTTTCCAGCTGCATCAGGTTGACGGCTGATTCCTTCAGCAGCAGAGCCACCGATTCTTCCGATTCCGAGTCCTGCGCCTAAAATAGCGAGTCCAGCTGCGATTCCTACTCCAATGTATCCTAGTCCGAATTCCATTTTATTACTTTCTCCTATTTGAAATCAAAACGCTTTAAATTAAAATTAGTGCCTGTGCATACTCGAGCCCACGAAGAGCGAGGTTAGAAGAGCGAAAACGTAAGCCTGTAAGAAGGCCACGAACAATTCTAAGAAATAGATCGCGGTAGCTCCGAAAATGGAGATCGGCGCAACTCCCCAAGATTGGAACTGGAAGATAAATCCGAGTAACGCTAAGATGATTACGTGTCCAGCGGTCATATTCGCCAAAAGACGCACAGTAAGTGCAAATGCTTTAGCAAGCGGAGAGATGATAAACTCCAATGGCCACATTAGGATGTATAAAAGTGCAGGAACTCCGTTCGGAACAGAGTGGATAATAAACTTCGGTCCTTGGTAAACGAATCCAGTTCCGTAGATCAAAAGTAAAGTGATGAGTGCAAGAGTTACGGTAACAGAAACATCTCCCGTTACTGTAATACCATTCCAAACTTTTGCGATCCAGATCGGTTCGTGGTGGCCAGATGCCGCATGCGCTGCTGCAGTAACTTCTTCGCCTGAGTTAACAGATTCGATCCCAAGTTGGATTACTTCCCCTACCGGAGGAATGAGTCCCATCAAGTTACAGAATAGAATGAAAAAGAATAATGTGAAAATATAATGATAATAAGAATGTCCGTGTCCGTCCGTGTTTGCGTCAACGACATCCTTTTTCAGGAAACTCACGAACGCTTCTACAGCGTTAGCGAATCTACTTTGTATCTTTAAAGGATTTTTTGCGATCAGACGAGCGGCAGGAATAAATACGATTAGAAGAAGGAAGGAAACGATCCACATCATCGTAACACGACGAGTGATATGAAGATCCAAGCCGCCAACAAAGTGAAATCTATGACCCGTAGAATGATCTACAAAAATGTTTTCTGCATGAGGATCAAAACCTTCATGTCCTTCGAAAACTTTTTTTCCGCCCACATTGAAAGGAAACTCAGCGTGGTCCATCAAGTGGTGAACCAAGACCTCATTCAAATCAAAAGGTTTGGAAGCTTCGCCCTCGGAAGCAAATAATGGAAGTGAGAACAATAATAATGCGGTTGCGAAGATTTGTTTCAACATACTTGTAAAAGGGTCCTCTCGTAAACGACAGGAAAGAAGAGTTTTGGGAGCACCACCCAGGGTTCTATTTCCCACAAAGTACCTTTAAAACGTTCTTTGATGCGTTTTAAGGGGTCACCTTGCGAATACCAATATTAAAAGGTTGGCGAAATGGGCAATAAAAAAACCGATCACAAAACCTTCACGTTCGCCTCTCCAGATAAACAGTACTAAAACGGCTAAATGAATAAAAAAAGACAGAACAGTCGTTCCAAATTGGTATAAAAAACCTTCTTTGGAATGTTTCCAAAGTAGATAAAATCTAAAATTGTAAATGAACAGAGATAATAAAAGAGATATTACAATTCCCTTCCAAAAGGCAGGGTCAGGAACCTCGTAGAACCGGAACCATAATCCGAAGATTAGAAGGAGAATAACAAAACCGAAATAATACTTTCTAGGCTGTAATACCCCGTTAGATTCCTTCATCCAAAAGAACCGAATTAGTCCTTTTTGTCGAACTGGGAAACTCTGGTGAGAAGATAATAAATCCCGTAACCGAATCCGAAAATCGCCCCGAACAAGATCCCAAAAGGAGACCAGCCGAAACGCCCATCCAGATATCTTCCTATAAAAACGGAAGCAATGATGATAAAAGCGAACTCTGTCCCTACGCTAGCAAGCTGCCAAGGAGAAGCATCTTTATTTTCAGGAGGTTTTTGATCCGGTTCGCTCATTTATTCTAATACGGTTCCGATACGATACCAACGGACCTGCATTCTAGGAATTCTATAAAATATAGTGCTCTTGAACCAATTCATATTAGAATCAATATCTCCACATTTCGATCTAAATTCTTCCGGATCGTATTTTTGGGCAAAGCGCCCGTTCATTCCAAGGTCCTCTGCATTTTTATAAGCACATACATGGTCTTTCCAGTTGATGGAGAAATAGATCAATGCAGCTTTTCCGAGTATATTCGCCCTAGGAACAAATCCCCAAAATCTGGAATCGGAAGAATTCGTACGATTATCTCCCATCATCATATAATGATCATCCGGGATCACACAACCCGTGGTTTGAAAACATTCACCATCTTTGAATTGGTGAGAAGAATATGAATGAGAATCTCCTTCGATCACATAATGTTCGAAGTCCGGTTTCTTTTCTTTAAAAAGATAAAATTGAACGGCTGCATCGTCGTCCATGTCGTCGAATTGGTTTTTCTTTTCTTCATCCTTAAAATCGTAAGCGGAGAAGTCTGTTTTTCCTTTTTCCATGTATTCTATTCTGCCATAGACCGTAGAAGATCCGTCTCTCTTATGATCAATCTTTACGATACGGATCCTATCTCCAGGAAGACCGATCACTCTTTTTACGAATCTTTTAGGGAACCATCCTTCTTTCTCTTCAGGCGAGACAGCTCCATCCGGAGGAATGAAAGTAACGATATCCCCTCTTTTAGGATCATCATATCTTTTAAGTTCTATATCCGTAAAAGGAAGTCGGAGAGAATATCTCATCTTATTTACGAACAGAAAATCCCCTATCTTCAAAGTGGGGAGCATGGATCCCGAGGGAATATTATTCGCATCCAAGACTGAGGATTTAAAAGCTAAAACTAATAAAACGATAAAAAAGAAGGAGAGAGTGGAATCTACAGATTCTTCTCCAAAGATTTCATGGATCCAAGTAGGAAGTTTTTTTAAAAAGGTACTGCCCTTCGGCTGGCTCATAGGTCTATTGATACGAGATCGGCATTTTCCGTCAATTCGGAAGACTGAGTACCCTCTTTACATACTTCCGGTTTCGGTAACTAGATAAGTTTCAGCAGTTCTATCGAAACAGAATGCCTCCACCCCACCACCTCCAGCAGTAAAATATTGAGGATCATTTTTCGTAATAAAACAATCCTCCCCTTGGGCATCTATGCAGGCTTGAGTGGAAGCTACGCAAACAATATAATTAGCGACCGGATTGAATTCTTCCTTCTTCTTTCCTTTGATCTCGTCTATGTCCTCTCCGGAACATCCGAAAAAAAAGAAGAAGCTTAGAGCCGGCAGCAAAGAAAGTTTTGAAAACACAAGATAGTCAGATCCTCGCGATCATACAATAAGTTCCACACCTCCCCCGCGAAGGATCGAACCGGGGTCAAAAAATCGCTTTTTCGATTTTTTGACCGGAGGTGAGAGCCTGGTCCGAGGACGCGGCCCTTCCCTTTTTTCCTAAAAATCCTTACTGTTTTTTTAAAAAGGACGATATTAGAAACGTGAAAGAGCAGATAGACCGCAAAATTATCGAACTTCGCCGCCACCTGATTTCTCTGAAACAGAGCTATCCTATTGTTGGATTGAAAGGAGGCACGGAAACGGAAGATATGGATTCGGACGAGATCCGAGCGCTTCATATCGTGGCTAAAGATTTGGTTCCGGTCACTGTTAAGATCGGTGGGCCCGAGGCCCGAACCGATATCCGTATGCTTGTTAAGGAAGAGATCGAAGGGATTTCCGCACCTATGATCGAATCTTCTTATGCTCTCAAAAACTTTATTTCTACTCTCAAAAGTATGCTTAGCCCAGTGACTTTTTCCAAAGTTACTAAGGCAATCAACCTGGAGACGATCACAGGTTATAAAAATTTACTAGAGATCGCTGACTCGAGCGCTTTCGAAGATCTGGATCAGGTTACTGCCGCAAGATCGGATCTTTCTTCTTCTATGGGAATGATCCCTGATGATAAAGAAGTGATGAAAGTCACTCGCACTATCATTGCTATATCCAAAGACAGAGGTAAAAAAACTTCCGTCGGTGGAACAATCACTAAACAAAATTTCAGAAAGATCGCTGAAGAGATCCGTCCTGATAAGATCAACTCCAGACATGTTTGTGTGGACGCCATGAAATCTTTGGAAAAATTTCCGGAAGAAGTAGCAGAAGTTAT
The window above is part of the Leptospira hartskeerlii genome. Proteins encoded here:
- a CDS encoding AtpZ/AtpI family protein gives rise to the protein MSEPDQKPPENKDASPWQLASVGTEFAFIIIASVFIGRYLDGRFGWSPFGILFGAIFGFGYGIYYLLTRVSQFDKKD
- a CDS encoding aldolase/citrate lyase family protein; translated protein: MKEQIDRKIIELRRHLISLKQSYPIVGLKGGTETEDMDSDEIRALHIVAKDLVPVTVKIGGPEARTDIRMLVKEEIEGISAPMIESSYALKNFISTLKSMLSPVTFSKVTKAINLETITGYKNLLEIADSSAFEDLDQVTAARSDLSSSMGMIPDDKEVMKVTRTIIAISKDRGKKTSVGGTITKQNFRKIAEEIRPDKINSRHVCVDAMKSLEKFPEEVAEVMLQFEIELYDLFSLLKPEKAYGYKNRMETNRERIGSRKVLYSIR
- the lepB gene encoding signal peptidase I, which codes for MSQPKGSTFLKKLPTWIHEIFGEESVDSTLSFFFIVLLVLAFKSSVLDANNIPSGSMLPTLKIGDFLFVNKMRYSLRLPFTDIELKRYDDPKRGDIVTFIPPDGAVSPEEKEGWFPKRFVKRVIGLPGDRIRIVKIDHKRDGSSTVYGRIEYMEKGKTDFSAYDFKDEEKKNQFDDMDDDAAVQFYLFKEKKPDFEHYVIEGDSHSYSSHQFKDGECFQTTGCVIPDDHYMMMGDNRTNSSDSRFWGFVPRANILGKAALIYFSINWKDHVCAYKNAEDLGMNGRFAQKYDPEEFRSKCGDIDSNMNWFKSTIFYRIPRMQVRWYRIGTVLE
- the atpB gene encoding F0F1 ATP synthase subunit A, yielding MLKQIFATALLLFSLPLFASEGEASKPFDLNEVLVHHLMDHAEFPFNVGGKKVFEGHEGFDPHAENIFVDHSTGHRFHFVGGLDLHITRRVTMMWIVSFLLLIVFIPAARLIAKNPLKIQSRFANAVEAFVSFLKKDVVDANTDGHGHSYYHYIFTLFFFILFCNLMGLIPPVGEVIQLGIESVNSGEEVTAAAHAASGHHEPIWIAKVWNGITVTGDVSVTVTLALITLLLIYGTGFVYQGPKFIIHSVPNGVPALLYILMWPLEFIISPLAKAFALTVRLLANMTAGHVIILALLGFIFQFQSWGVAPISIFGATAIYFLELFVAFLQAYVFALLTSLFVGSSMHRH
- the atpH gene encoding ATP synthase F1 subunit delta produces the protein MSYSAIPKTYAAAFADASSSPEEAEQELDSIVSIFRIEPQFRDFFDTPSVKREDKEAVLLKTFQGKISEITLNFLQVLLRRGRFSFLSEIHEALKEELDRKAGRVRAKVKSYPAMDEASLSKLREVLKEKFKSEFILEASEDPSLLGGFVVRFQDLAIDSSMKSQLKKVRQTLLDSKLPVGVVYEN
- a CDS encoding F0F1 ATP synthase subunit B, which translates into the protein MFLLAADRGLGALLDVNPGLIIWTLITFLIVVIILKVFAWDVILKALDERAETIQNDIRKAADVRSEAESLLKDYEKRIAQAKDQANGIVAEAKSDATNLKNKMLDDASKEVKALKDTALKDIELAKSKALAELQGQIVDMTVQVAALVLEKQLKADDYKSFIENELGKIKKLSA
- the atpE gene encoding ATP synthase F0 subunit C, whose product is MEFGLGYIGVGIAAGLAILGAGLGIGRIGGSAAEGISRQPDAAGKIQTAMIISAALIEGAALFAIVIAFLAGGTLNTAVSKASAAKTEVSAPAEGK
- the atpA gene encoding F0F1 ATP synthase subunit alpha, encoding MKIKTDEITSVLKQEILNYKKDLGVEEVGTVLEVGDGIARVFGLRNVMAGELVEFQNGVRGQAFNLEDNSVGVIIYGEYKNIREGFSVKRIGKILEVPVGPEMLGRVVNPLGEPLDGKGPINTKHTRAVESPAPGISKRQPVEEPLQTGIKSIDAMIPIGRGQRELIIGDRGTGKTSIALDTIINQKGSGVICVYVAIGQKASTVATIVEKLKAVGALDYTIVVSATAADPAPLQYIAPYSGCSFAEYFMYNEKKATLVVYDDLSKQAVAYRQMCLLLRRPPGREAYPGDVFYLHSRLLERAAKLDEKYGAGSLTALPIIETQEGEVSAYIPTNVISITDGQIYLQSNLFASGVRPAVDVGISVSRVGSAAQIKAMKQVAGKMKLELAQFRELEAFAQLGTDLDPITQAQLDRGYRIVEMLKQPVSSPYPVEEQVVEIFAVTRGHMDKVPVPKVREFGAHLLNVLRTQQPEVLNAIRTEKKISDEGKLGEVIASIAADFVRNLK